Proteins encoded together in one Pseudomonas oryzicola window:
- a CDS encoding carbon-nitrogen hydrolase family protein: protein MKAAVIQMVSQDDVLANLQRAGALLEQAALGGARLAVLPENFAAMGRKDAAAIGRTEALGEGPILPWLKRTARALRLWIVAGTLPLPPVGQPEAKAHACSLLIDEYGEVVARYDKLHLFDVDVADNRGRYRESDDYAHGAQVVVADTPVGRLGLSVCYDLRFPELYSALRAAGAELITAPAAFTAVTGAAHWEVLVRARAIETQCYLLAAAQGGTHPGPRETHGHAAIVDPWGRIVAEQAQGEAVLLAERNIDEQASIRARMPVLSHRRFFSQDALRPAHTSE, encoded by the coding sequence ATGAAGGCAGCGGTCATCCAGATGGTCAGTCAGGACGATGTGCTGGCCAACCTGCAACGCGCCGGTGCCCTGCTGGAGCAGGCGGCACTCGGCGGCGCGCGTCTGGCCGTGCTGCCGGAAAACTTCGCCGCCATGGGGCGCAAGGATGCCGCTGCCATTGGCCGCACCGAAGCATTGGGCGAAGGGCCTATCCTGCCATGGTTGAAACGCACCGCCCGCGCCCTCAGGTTATGGATTGTCGCCGGTACCCTGCCATTGCCGCCGGTCGGGCAGCCCGAGGCCAAGGCTCATGCCTGTTCGCTGCTGATCGACGAGTACGGCGAGGTGGTGGCACGCTATGACAAGCTGCACCTGTTCGATGTGGACGTTGCCGACAACCGTGGCCGTTACCGGGAGTCTGACGACTACGCCCATGGTGCACAGGTGGTGGTGGCCGATACGCCGGTAGGGCGCCTGGGGCTGAGCGTGTGTTACGACCTGCGCTTTCCCGAGCTGTACAGTGCACTGCGTGCAGCAGGTGCAGAGCTGATCACGGCGCCGGCTGCCTTTACCGCAGTAACGGGTGCGGCGCACTGGGAAGTGCTGGTGCGCGCCCGTGCCATCGAAACCCAGTGCTACCTGCTGGCAGCGGCGCAGGGCGGCACTCACCCGGGGCCACGGGAAACCCATGGCCATGCGGCGATAGTCGACCCCTGGGGGCGCATCGTCGCGGAACAGGCGCAAGGCGAAGCGGTACTGCTGGCCGAGCGCAACATCGACGAACAAGCGTCCATCCGGGCGCGCATGCCGGTGCTGTCGCACCGGCGCTTCTTCTCGCAGGACGCATTGCGGCCTGCGCACACCTCGGAGTGA
- the yjgA gene encoding ribosome biogenesis factor YjgA: MVDSNDDAFDGEKSKTQIKRELHALVELGERLTTLKADTLARLPLTDELRKALAEAGKHTAHGARKRHMSFVGKLMRVQDLDAIHALLEQMDSSTRQYNERFHNLERWRDRLIDGNDEDLERFVNEYPDTDRQQLRSLVRHAKHEKARNKPPAAARKVFKYIRDLDELQRGLR; this comes from the coding sequence ACGACGACGCCTTCGACGGCGAAAAAAGCAAAACCCAGATCAAGCGTGAACTGCATGCGCTGGTCGAACTCGGCGAGCGCCTTACCACGCTCAAGGCCGATACCCTGGCCCGCCTGCCGTTGACCGACGAGTTGCGCAAGGCCTTGGCCGAGGCCGGCAAGCACACCGCTCATGGTGCCCGCAAACGGCATATGTCGTTCGTCGGCAAGCTCATGCGCGTGCAAGACCTGGATGCCATCCACGCCCTGCTCGAACAGATGGACAGTTCCACTCGCCAGTACAACGAGCGCTTCCATAACCTTGAGCGCTGGCGCGACCGGTTGATCGACGGTAACGACGAAGATCTCGAGCGCTTCGTCAACGAATACCCCGATACCGACCGCCAGCAGTTGCGCTCGCTGGTGCGCCATGCCAAGCACGAAAAGGCGCGGAACAAGCCGCCGGCTGCCGCACGCAAGGTGTTCAAGTACATCCGCGACCTCGACGAACTGCAGCGCGGCCTGCGCTGA
- the tldD gene encoding metalloprotease TldD, whose amino-acid sequence MSQMLSTVSEHLLAPGGLTVDSLQSVLGELAGPGIDAADLYFQGQISETWALEDGIVKEGSFNLDQGVGVRAQSGEKTGFAYSNAINLEALTSAARAARSISRAGQNGKVQAFRSQDVTALYPADNPLDVLSRAEKVELLKRVDVATRALDPRIQQVSVSMAGVWERILIAAADGSLAADVRPLVRFNVSVIVEQNGRRERGGQGGGGRTDYRFFTEERVMGYAREALRQALVNLEAIPAPAGTLPVVLGSGWSGVLLHEAVGHGLEGDFNRKGSSAFSGRIGEKVASSLCTIVDDGTLEGRRGSLSVDDEGTPTECTTLIENGVLKGYMQDKLNARLMGMAVTGNGRRESYAHLPMPRMTNTYMRAGESDPQEIIASVKKGIYCANLGGGQVDITSGKFVFSTSEAYLIEDGRITAPVKGATLIGNGPEAMSRVSMVGNDLALDSGVGTCGKDGQSVPVGVGQPTLKLDAITVGGTGA is encoded by the coding sequence ATGAGCCAGATGTTATCCACCGTCAGCGAACATCTCCTGGCCCCAGGCGGCTTGACCGTGGACAGCCTGCAGAGCGTGCTCGGTGAGTTGGCCGGCCCCGGCATCGATGCCGCCGATCTGTATTTCCAGGGCCAGATCTCGGAAACCTGGGCGCTGGAAGACGGCATCGTCAAGGAAGGCAGCTTCAACCTGGACCAGGGTGTGGGCGTGCGTGCCCAATCCGGTGAAAAGACCGGCTTCGCCTACAGCAACGCAATCAACCTCGAGGCGTTGACTTCGGCAGCCCGCGCCGCCCGTTCGATTTCGCGCGCCGGGCAGAACGGCAAGGTGCAGGCTTTCCGAAGCCAGGATGTGACCGCCCTGTACCCGGCGGACAACCCGCTGGATGTGCTGAGCCGCGCCGAGAAGGTCGAGCTGCTCAAGCGTGTCGACGTCGCCACCCGGGCCCTCGATCCGCGCATTCAGCAGGTCAGCGTGAGCATGGCTGGGGTCTGGGAGCGCATCTTGATCGCGGCCGCCGATGGCAGCCTGGCCGCCGATGTGCGCCCGCTGGTGCGTTTCAACGTCAGCGTCATCGTCGAGCAGAACGGCCGTCGTGAACGAGGCGGGCAGGGCGGTGGCGGGCGTACCGACTACCGTTTCTTCACTGAAGAACGGGTAATGGGCTATGCCCGCGAGGCGCTGCGCCAGGCCCTGGTAAACCTGGAGGCTATCCCGGCGCCGGCTGGTACCTTGCCGGTGGTGCTGGGGTCGGGCTGGTCGGGCGTGCTGCTGCACGAGGCGGTCGGCCATGGCCTGGAAGGCGACTTCAACCGCAAGGGCAGCTCCGCGTTCAGTGGCCGCATTGGTGAGAAAGTGGCATCGAGCCTGTGTACCATCGTTGACGACGGTACCTTGGAAGGCCGCCGTGGCTCGCTGAGCGTGGATGATGAAGGTACACCGACCGAGTGCACCACCCTGATCGAAAACGGTGTGCTCAAAGGCTACATGCAGGACAAGCTGAACGCCCGCCTGATGGGTATGGCGGTGACCGGCAACGGCCGCCGCGAATCCTACGCGCACCTGCCGATGCCACGCATGACCAACACCTATATGCGTGCTGGCGAAAGCGACCCGCAGGAAATCATCGCTTCGGTGAAGAAAGGCATCTACTGTGCCAACCTGGGTGGTGGTCAGGTGGATATCACCAGCGGCAAGTTCGTGTTCTCGACCAGTGAGGCCTACCTGATCGAAGACGGCAGGATTACCGCGCCGGTCAAGGGCGCGACCCTGATCGGCAATGGGCCGGAGGCGATGAGCCGGGTGTCGATGGTCGGTAACGACCTGGCACTGGACAGCGGGGTAGGGACCTGTGGCAAGGACGGGCAGTCGGTGCCGGTCGGGGTCGGCCAGCCGACCTTGAAACTGGATGCGATCACCGTGGGTGGTACCGGGGCGTGA